A stretch of the Panicum virgatum strain AP13 chromosome 9N, P.virgatum_v5, whole genome shotgun sequence genome encodes the following:
- the LOC120689304 gene encoding uncharacterized protein LOC120689304: MWQQAPPPNEAATTRARAAAFTSMSSAGCRAEQRSALDLEDCVNTVTGYLKSIEPLNGTNYPSWYKDVQVAIAVCEYDLALRQNKPAEPADPNGDRTAIEKWERSDRMANMIIKNTITPAICGAIPDKDQDGNELSAKAYLAKVEENFKSSSKTYASTLIMKMLTSQYDGQSGIREHIMSMCDMANKLKTLDMAISDGFLVHFIMTSLPAQYNPFKISYNTQKATWSMAELISYCVEEEERQKAERMKDAVNMVSERFGRVSMSNTPKHQAESGSSRQHKRKFKGHKSKAVSHKKTSNERLCKFCKSPKHEQKDCHGFKEWLKNKGIQFDPNYKRGGAKSKSG, translated from the exons ATGTGGCAGCAGGCGCCACCACCAAATGAGGCTGCGACGACCCGGGCTAGAGCAGCTGCGTTCACGAGCATGAGTAGCGCCGGCTGCCGGGCAGAGCAGCGCTCGGCGCTGGATCTAGAGGATTGCG tgaacacTGTGACGGGCTACCTGAAATCCATTGAGCCCCTGAATGGCACCAACTATCCAAGCTGGTATAAAGATGTTCAGGTGGCCATTGCTGTGTGCGAGTATGATCTCGCCTTACGTCAAAACAAGCCAGCAGAGCCCGCTGATCCCAATGGTGATCGTACTGCCATTGAGAAGTGGGAGAGATCAGACAGGATGGCCAACATGATCATTAAGAACACGATCACACCGGCCATCTGTGGTGCTATTCCTGATAAGGACCAGGATGGTAATGAGCTGAGCGCCAAGGCATACCTTGCCAAGGTGGAGGAGAACTTTAAGAGTTCTTCCAAGACTTATGCTAGCACCCTGATCATGAAGATGCTGACTTCACAGTATGATGGGCAAAGTGGAATCAGGGAGCACATTATGagcatgtgtgacatggcaaatAAGCTGAAGACACTGGATATGGCTATCTCTGATGGTTTTCTGGTGCACTTCATCATGACTTCTCTGCCAGCACAGTACAATCCCTTCAAAATAAGCTACAACACTCAGAAGGCGACTTGGAGCATGGCTGAGCTCATTAGCTACtgtgttgaggaagaagaaaggcagaaagctgaaaggatgaaggatgctgtcaacatggtcagcgagcgctttgggcgtgttagcatgagcaacactcctaagcatcaggctgagtctggcagcagcaggcagcataagagaaagtttaagggccataagagcaaggccgtgtcacataagaagacctctaatgagaggctgtgcaagttctgcaagtcacctaaacatgagcagaaggattgccatggatttaaggagtggcttaagaacaaag GTATTCAGTTCGATCCGAACTATAAGAGAGGGGGAGCGAAGTCTAAGAGTGGCTGA